The following proteins are co-located in the Streptococcus anginosus genome:
- the yfmF gene encoding EF-P 5-aminopentanol modification-associated protein YfmF — MELVSGVDLHFITSKKFKTNRIKMRFSAPMSTDTIAGRVLVASMLETANEVYPTSQIFRERLATLYGTNFSTGLSRRGLIHYVDLNISFVSDAFLSRKNTLTGEILDFLKDSLLKPLANGGAFNQAVFEIEKKNVLNDLKTEIEDHFYHAHQELNKLFYTEKEMQTSRLATPDLVDKETPESSFAIFQKMLQNDKIDIFFMGDFNELEVCEHMKTFGLQPRQLSLQLHYHQEFSNILKESLERKDAHQSIVELGYHFSTQYGDKTHIPLIVLNGLLGGFAHSKLFVNVREKEGLAYTISSSIDIFSGMMRIYAGIDRKNRTKTVSLIYRQIADLKKGHFTDEALNQTKKMLRNAMLLSLDRQNTLIEQAYMASVLQKTFMPIAVWLNALEAVSREDIIVAATQLRLQAIYFMEGK, encoded by the coding sequence ATGGAGCTGGTTTCTGGAGTAGATCTCCATTTTATAACATCAAAAAAATTTAAAACGAATCGAATAAAAATGAGGTTTTCAGCTCCGATGTCTACGGATACGATAGCGGGGCGCGTGCTGGTTGCAAGTATGCTTGAAACAGCTAATGAAGTATATCCAACTTCGCAGATTTTTCGTGAACGATTAGCAACTCTTTATGGTACCAACTTTTCAACGGGATTATCACGCAGAGGACTAATACATTACGTGGATTTAAATATCTCTTTTGTTAGCGATGCGTTTTTAAGTCGAAAAAATACACTGACAGGAGAGATACTTGATTTTTTAAAGGATAGCTTGTTAAAACCTTTAGCGAATGGAGGGGCTTTTAATCAGGCTGTTTTTGAAATTGAAAAAAAGAATGTACTCAATGATTTAAAAACTGAAATTGAAGATCATTTTTATCACGCACATCAAGAGCTGAATAAATTATTTTATACAGAAAAGGAAATGCAAACGTCTCGTTTAGCTACGCCAGACTTAGTTGACAAGGAAACACCAGAAAGTAGTTTTGCTATTTTTCAAAAAATGCTTCAAAATGATAAAATTGATATCTTTTTTATGGGTGATTTTAATGAGCTTGAAGTCTGTGAACATATGAAAACCTTTGGTTTACAGCCTCGTCAACTTAGTTTACAATTGCATTATCATCAAGAATTTTCGAATATTTTAAAAGAATCATTGGAGCGAAAAGATGCTCATCAATCTATTGTTGAATTAGGATATCATTTTTCTACTCAATATGGTGATAAGACTCATATTCCTCTTATTGTATTAAACGGACTTTTAGGTGGCTTTGCTCATTCAAAATTATTTGTTAATGTTCGGGAAAAAGAGGGTCTAGCTTATACAATTTCAAGTAGTATTGATATTTTTTCGGGTATGATGCGTATTTATGCTGGAATTGATAGGAAAAATCGAACAAAAACAGTGAGTTTAATTTATCGACAAATTGCAGATTTAAAAAAAGGACATTTTACTGATGAGGCGTTAAATCAGACCAAAAAAATGCTACGAAATGCGATGCTCCTTTCTTTAGATAGGCAAAATACGTTGATAGAACAAGCTTATATGGCATCTGTTTTGCAGAAAACATTTATGCCAATTGCTGTTTGGCTAAATGCTTTAGAAGCAGTCAGCCGAGAAGATATCATTGTTGCTGCAACACAACTCAGGCTACAAGCAATTTATTTTATGGAAGGAAAATAA
- a CDS encoding energy-coupling factor ABC transporter ATP-binding protein: MKNIIEVQHLKYKYDNHVDDYILKDVTFHVKQGEWLSIVGHNGSGKSTMIRLIDGLLEAESGEIIIDGDKLTLENVWEKRQHIGMVFQNPDNQFVGATVEDDVAFGLENQGMDYQTMFDRVQEALDIVGMQDFKEREPARLSGGQKQRVAIAGVVALRPDIIILDEATSMLDPEGRLELIQTVKKIKDRHGMTVISITHDLDEVALSDRVLVMKEGQVESTSTPSELFSRVDLEDLGLDEPFTNQVKATLLDSGFQLPDRYLTEKELQDYLWESL, translated from the coding sequence ATGAAAAATATCATTGAAGTTCAGCATTTAAAGTATAAATACGATAATCATGTAGATGATTATATTCTCAAGGATGTGACGTTTCACGTGAAACAAGGAGAGTGGCTGTCTATTGTAGGTCACAATGGCAGTGGTAAGTCTACGATGATTCGTTTAATAGATGGCTTGTTGGAAGCAGAAAGTGGCGAGATTATCATTGATGGGGATAAATTAACTCTTGAAAATGTATGGGAAAAGCGCCAGCATATTGGGATGGTTTTTCAAAATCCAGATAATCAATTTGTAGGGGCGACTGTTGAGGATGATGTTGCCTTTGGTTTGGAAAATCAAGGGATGGATTACCAAACGATGTTTGACAGAGTTCAAGAAGCATTAGACATTGTTGGAATGCAAGATTTTAAAGAGCGTGAACCTGCAAGACTTTCAGGTGGGCAAAAGCAGCGCGTGGCTATTGCTGGTGTGGTTGCTTTGCGTCCTGACATCATTATTTTAGATGAAGCAACTAGTATGTTGGATCCGGAAGGGCGTTTAGAGTTGATCCAGACAGTTAAAAAGATTAAAGATCGACATGGAATGACTGTTATTTCTATCACGCATGATTTGGATGAGGTGGCTCTTAGTGACCGAGTTTTGGTGATGAAAGAAGGACAAGTAGAGTCAACTAGTACACCAAGTGAGCTTTTCTCACGAGTGGATTTAGAAGATTTAGGTTTAGATGAACCTTTTACAAATCAAGTAAAAGCAACTTTGCTGGACTCAGGCTTTCAATTGCCAGATCGCTATTTAACAGAAAAAGAATTGCAGGATTATTTATGGGAATCACTTTAG
- the pgsA gene encoding CDP-diacylglycerol--glycerol-3-phosphate 3-phosphatidyltransferase, producing MKKENIPNALTLLRIALIPIFILILSLGHSVGMHVFAAIIFAVASITDYLDGYLARKWKVVTNFGKFADPMADKLLVMSAFIMLIEMNIAPAWVVAVIICRELAVTGLRLLLVETGGTVLAAAMPGKIKTFTQMFSIIFLLLHWTLLGQILLYIALIFTIYSGYDYFKGSAYLFKDTFK from the coding sequence ATGAAAAAAGAAAATATTCCCAATGCTTTAACTCTTTTACGGATTGCTTTAATTCCAATTTTTATTTTAATACTATCCTTGGGTCACTCTGTTGGAATGCACGTCTTTGCAGCGATTATTTTTGCAGTAGCTAGTATTACAGATTACTTGGACGGCTATTTAGCTCGTAAATGGAAAGTTGTAACAAATTTTGGGAAATTTGCTGATCCAATGGCAGATAAGTTATTGGTCATGTCAGCTTTTATTATGTTGATTGAAATGAATATAGCACCTGCTTGGGTTGTTGCAGTTATCATCTGCCGTGAGTTAGCTGTGACAGGTTTGCGGCTATTGTTGGTTGAAACTGGAGGGACAGTCTTAGCTGCTGCTATGCCAGGGAAAATAAAAACATTTACGCAGATGTTTTCTATTATTTTTCTACTATTACACTGGACATTGCTAGGACAAATTTTGTTATATATTGCATTGATTTTTACGATTTATTCGGGTTATGACTACTTCAAAGGAAGTGCCTATCTCTTTAAAGATACATTTAAATAA
- the rodZ gene encoding cytoskeleton protein RodZ, producing the protein MRKKTIGEVLRLARINQGMSLEDLQKKTDIQLELLEAMEADDFDRLPSPFYARSFLRKYAWAVDLDERIILDAYEEGSMITYDEVDVDEEENFRSRRTKKQRTSFLPLFYLTILALAILSFVSYYVWTYVHHNSLTTTPSSSYSVVNKQTTTSSNSTSEATSSESSRSPNTNLTVSGNSNNLTATLTGATSSVNLKLSVTDATSWVSVTGTDLEGGATLSPENQSVSTTISPGTASTITLGVVQGVTITIDNQQIDTSGLTSLTGTITLIIND; encoded by the coding sequence ATGAGAAAGAAAACAATCGGTGAAGTCCTGAGGTTAGCTCGTATTAATCAAGGAATGAGCTTGGAAGATTTACAAAAGAAAACAGATATTCAGTTAGAGCTACTGGAAGCTATGGAGGCTGATGATTTTGATCGTCTTCCCAGTCCCTTCTATGCTCGTTCTTTTCTAAGAAAATATGCTTGGGCTGTTGATTTAGATGAGCGAATTATTCTTGATGCTTATGAAGAAGGAAGCATGATTACTTATGATGAAGTGGATGTTGATGAGGAAGAGAATTTTAGAAGTCGAAGAACAAAAAAACAACGAACTTCTTTTTTACCATTATTTTATCTGACGATTCTTGCATTAGCTATTTTATCTTTTGTTAGTTATTATGTTTGGACATACGTTCACCATAACTCATTAACAACCACTCCTTCATCAAGTTATAGTGTTGTAAACAAACAGACAACCACTTCTTCTAATTCGACTAGTGAGGCAACTTCTAGTGAATCTTCTAGAAGTCCAAATACAAATTTGACTGTATCAGGAAATAGCAACAACTTGACAGCAACCTTGACAGGTGCAACAAGCTCTGTCAATTTAAAACTATCAGTTACTGATGCAACTAGTTGGGTAAGCGTTACAGGTACAGACTTAGAAGGTGGTGCAACATTAAGTCCTGAGAATCAAAGTGTGTCAACTACAATCTCTCCAGGGACCGCTTCAACAATTACTCTTGGTGTGGTTCAAGGTGTGACCATTACAATTGATAATCAACAGATTGATACGTCAGGCTTGACAAGTTTGACAGGTACAATTACACTTATAATAAACGATTAA
- the yfmH gene encoding EF-P 5-aminopentanol modification-associated protein YfmH, whose amino-acid sequence MQTLKMERKDYPAVGEAVYQTTLRNGLKVFLLPKRDFNETYGIMTAKFGSIDTYFIPRGSNQAVQYPAGVAHFLEHKLFEDENGQDLLQQFVELSAESNAFTSFTKTSYLFSATGNVLENVRLLQSLLENAYFTEESVQREQGIIQQEIDMYKDNPDYCLFFHTLANLYPDTPLAEDIAGSIESVTEITVEDLDENFETFYHPSNMSLLLIGNFDLEKTIAVIQEQHESLKGIDEESLIRHFPLALNPVISTGSVRMEVASSKLAIGLRGSQSLVGADLFRYKTALKLLFAMMFGWTSKRFQTLYEAGKIDNSLSLEVEVEKDFHFVMLTMDTSEPVALSHQFRSAIRGFEKDPDVTEEHLDIIKSEMFGNFLHGLNSLEYIATQYETFSEGDNLFDLPKILQTISLVDVIEIGHYFIDSCEMIDFTIFPK is encoded by the coding sequence ATGCAAACTTTAAAAATGGAGAGGAAGGATTATCCAGCAGTTGGAGAAGCAGTCTATCAGACTACTTTACGAAATGGTCTAAAAGTATTTCTTTTACCCAAACGAGATTTCAATGAAACTTATGGGATTATGACAGCAAAGTTTGGCTCAATTGATACTTATTTTATTCCACGTGGTTCTAATCAAGCTGTTCAATATCCTGCAGGAGTTGCACATTTTTTGGAACATAAATTATTTGAGGATGAAAATGGTCAAGATCTTTTACAACAATTTGTTGAATTAAGTGCTGAGAGCAATGCCTTTACAAGTTTTACTAAGACCAGTTATCTTTTTTCGGCGACGGGCAATGTTTTAGAAAATGTGAGATTGTTGCAAAGTTTACTAGAAAATGCTTATTTCACAGAAGAATCCGTTCAACGTGAACAGGGAATTATCCAGCAAGAAATTGATATGTACAAAGACAATCCAGATTATTGCCTGTTTTTTCACACTTTAGCAAATCTTTATCCAGACACTCCATTGGCAGAAGATATTGCAGGAAGCATTGAATCAGTTACAGAAATAACCGTTGAGGATTTGGATGAAAACTTTGAAACCTTTTACCATCCATCTAATATGAGTTTACTGCTGATTGGTAATTTTGACTTAGAAAAGACCATTGCTGTTATTCAGGAACAACACGAATCTTTGAAGGGGATTGATGAAGAAAGTTTGATTAGACATTTTCCCCTTGCGTTAAATCCTGTTATTTCTACTGGGAGTGTTCGAATGGAAGTGGCAAGTTCTAAACTTGCAATCGGATTACGTGGGAGTCAATCACTAGTGGGAGCTGATTTATTTCGTTATAAGACTGCTTTAAAACTGCTATTTGCAATGATGTTTGGTTGGACATCTAAAAGATTTCAAACGCTTTATGAGGCTGGAAAAATAGACAACTCATTATCGTTAGAAGTTGAAGTAGAAAAAGATTTTCACTTTGTGATGTTAACAATGGATACTAGTGAGCCAGTTGCTCTGTCTCACCAATTTCGTTCTGCGATTCGTGGTTTTGAAAAAGACCCTGATGTAACAGAAGAGCATCTTGATATTATAAAAAGTGAAATGTTTGGCAATTTTTTACATGGACTGAACTCATTAGAATATATTGCCACTCAATACGAAACCTTTTCAGAAGGGGATAATCTATTTGATTTACCAAAAATATTACAGACAATCAGTTTAGTTGATGTGATTGAAATAGGACATTATTTTATTGATTCTTGTGAAATGATTGATTTCACTATTTTTCCAAAATGA